The following are encoded together in the Triticum dicoccoides isolate Atlit2015 ecotype Zavitan chromosome 6B, WEW_v2.0, whole genome shotgun sequence genome:
- the LOC119325478 gene encoding uncharacterized protein LOC119325478, with translation MAPPGDVEATPPEQPALQDELLEEILLRLTEAADLARASTACPTLRRVITAHSFLRRFRTLHPPPLLGIISATFRPAQHPHPSAAAARAFAAAEVDFWCSFLPSVEQRWRHRDFRDGRALFSGIPEGSSYAPGDYDPRDFVGEFVVCDPLYRRYRLLPPISDELAVLVHQPDIVNFEPFLAPPGDVEDPTSFRVMCLAQCTTKLVLFVFSSGAGEWHAVTFDGWIALVTSPGNQVPDAHLTWASERYYVHKCFCWAVSPSNKLLMLDTRTMEFSAVDLPRQHVPGQMIPMMAFVEAGEGRLGMFTLMNRIDNDRYFLRYTKLQKDGDGANKWHPVAIISLPLGYRYTIMDVAGGYLLLQGIPENLHSAPLPERPDLDCFSLNLQTLQLEWFCANKYMIGGAPLYAGFPPSLTPPTV, from the coding sequence ATGGCGCCGCCGGGCGACGTCGAAGCCACGCCGCCGGAGCAGCCGGCGCTCCAGGACGAGCTCCTCGAGGAAATCCTCCTCCGGCTAACCGAGGCCGCCGACCTCGCCCGCGCCTCGACGGCCTGCCCCACCCTGCGCCGCGTCATCACCGCCCACTCCTTCCTCCGCCGCTTCCGCACCCTCCACCCGCCGCCTCTCCTCGGCATAATTTCCGCCACCTTCCGCCCGGCCCAGCATCcccatccctccgccgccgccgctcgcgcctTCGCCGCCGCGGAGGTCGATTTCTGGTGCTCCTTCCTCCCCTCCGTCGAGCAGCGATGGCGCCACCGCGACTTCCGTGACGGTCGCGCCCTCTTCTCTGGCATCCCTGAGGGGAGCAGCTACGCTCCCGGCGATTACGATCCCCGCGACTTCGTCGGGGAGTTCGTTGTCTGCGATCCCCTGTACCGGCGCTACCGTCTGCTACCTCCCATTTCCGACGAACTAGCGGTGCTAGTTCATCAGCCGGATATCGTCAACTTCGAGCCCTTCCTTGCTCCTCCTGGCGATGTTGAAGACCCTACTTCATTCAGAGTAATGTGCCTGGCGCAGTGCACAACCAAGCTGGTCCTCTTCGTCTTCTCTTCGGGTGCCGGCGAATGGCATGCTGTTACATTTGACGGCTGGATCGCTTTGGTGACAAGTCCTGGCAACCAGGTTCCAGACGCTCACTTGACATGGGCCTCAGAGCGCTACTATGTGCACAAATGCTTCTGTTGGGCTGTTTCTCCGTCCAACAAGTTGCTCATGCTTGACACGCGCACGATGGAGTTCTCTGCTGTCGACCTCCCACGTCAACATGTCCCCGGCCAGATGATCCCAATGATGGCTTTTGTAGAGGCAGGGGAAGGAAGGCTTGGGATGTTTACTCTCATGAATCGAATTGATAATGATAGGTATTTCCTTCGCTATACCAAGTTGCAAAAAGATGGAGATGGTGCAAACAAATGGCATCCGGTGGCGATAATCTCCTTGCCCTTGGGTTACCGATATACGATCATGGATGTAGCTGGGGGATACTTACTCCTGCAAGGGATTCCAGAAAACCTGCATTCGGCCCCTTTGCCGGAAAGACCAGATTTGGACTGTTTTTCACTGAATCTCCAGACATTGCAGCTTGAGTGGTTCTGTGCAAATAAGTACATGATTGGGGGTGCCCCTCTGTATGCTGGTTTCCCACCATCCTTGACGCCACCAACTGTTTGA